One stretch of Streptomyces sp. NBC_01142 DNA includes these proteins:
- the nirB gene encoding nitrite reductase large subunit NirB, translated as MPAMSTPTTPTIVVVGHGMVGQRFLEALAERGVAGRARIVVLCEEPRPAYDRVQLTSYFSGRTPDDLSLVEGDFMERHGIELHLDDPAETLDRAARTVTSRAGRTFTYDTLVLATGSYPFVPPVPNKDAEGCFVYRTIEDLLAIEEYAKTARTGAVVGGGLLGLEAAGALKGLGLRTHVVEFAPRLMPVQVDDGGGAALLRTIERMGLSVHTGTGTQEVTVDETGAVNGMALSDGSVLATDLVVFSAGVRPRDQLARDAGLEVGQRGGIVVDEQCRTSDPAVFAIGECALASDGRVYGLVAPGYEMAETAAAALEGEVKTFTGADMSTKLKLLGVDVASFGDAHGTAEGCLDVVYSDSRSGIYKKLVVDPEGTLLGGVLVGDADSYGMLRPLTGSVLPVSPEQLVLPAGAGAPAALGPSSLPDDAVICSCHNITKGTIRGAVTEHSCTTVPEVKKCTKAGTGCGSCVKVLGQLVNAELEASGVEVDKGLCGCFGQTRQELYEIVRALRITSYEQLLDSHGREPARGGNGCEICKPAIGSIIASLAPTIGADGYVLEGEQAALQDTNDHFLANMQKNGSYSIVPRIPGGEITPEKLIVIGEVARDYNLYTKITGGQRIDLFGARVDQLPQIWARLVDAGFESGHAYGKALRTVKSCVGQTWCRYGVQDSVKMAIDLELRYRGLRSPHKLKSAVSGCQRECAEAQSKDFGVIATANGWNLYVGGNGGATPRHADLLAQDLSDAELVRLIDRFLMFYIRTADRLERTSTWLERIEGGLDHVRDVVVHDSLGICAELEALMAAHVAGYRDEWSETINDPERLRRFVSFVNAPEVPDPTVKFVPERDQVKPDLPLLSIRPLQALEGTAAR; from the coding sequence ATGCCTGCGATGTCCACCCCCACGACTCCCACCATCGTGGTCGTCGGCCATGGCATGGTCGGCCAGCGATTCCTCGAGGCCCTCGCCGAGCGGGGCGTGGCCGGGCGAGCCCGGATCGTCGTACTCTGTGAGGAGCCCCGCCCGGCCTACGACCGGGTCCAGCTCACCTCCTACTTCTCGGGCCGCACTCCCGACGATCTCTCCCTCGTCGAGGGGGACTTCATGGAGCGCCACGGCATCGAGCTGCATCTCGACGACCCGGCCGAGACCCTCGACCGGGCGGCCCGCACGGTCACCTCGCGGGCCGGCCGGACGTTCACGTACGACACGCTCGTCCTCGCCACCGGCTCGTACCCCTTCGTGCCGCCGGTGCCGAACAAGGACGCCGAGGGCTGTTTCGTCTACCGCACGATCGAGGATCTGCTCGCGATCGAGGAGTACGCCAAGACGGCCCGCACCGGCGCGGTCGTCGGCGGCGGGCTGCTCGGCCTGGAGGCGGCGGGTGCCCTCAAGGGCCTGGGCCTTCGGACGCACGTCGTGGAGTTCGCGCCCCGGCTGATGCCGGTGCAGGTGGACGACGGAGGCGGCGCGGCGCTGCTGCGCACCATCGAGCGGATGGGGCTGAGCGTCCACACGGGCACCGGCACCCAGGAGGTCACCGTCGACGAGACGGGGGCGGTCAACGGCATGGCCCTGTCGGACGGTTCGGTCCTGGCCACCGATCTTGTGGTCTTCTCGGCGGGCGTACGGCCCCGCGACCAGCTCGCCCGCGACGCGGGCCTGGAGGTGGGTCAGCGCGGCGGCATCGTGGTCGACGAGCAGTGCCGTACGTCCGACCCCGCGGTGTTCGCGATCGGCGAGTGCGCGCTGGCATCGGACGGCCGGGTGTACGGACTGGTCGCGCCCGGCTACGAGATGGCCGAGACCGCGGCCGCCGCGCTGGAGGGCGAGGTCAAGACCTTCACCGGTGCCGACATGTCGACCAAGCTCAAGCTCCTCGGCGTGGACGTGGCCTCCTTCGGTGACGCGCACGGCACGGCCGAGGGCTGCCTCGACGTCGTGTACTCCGACTCCCGCTCCGGCATCTACAAGAAGCTGGTGGTCGACCCGGAGGGCACGCTGCTCGGCGGCGTGCTGGTCGGCGACGCCGACTCGTACGGCATGCTGCGCCCGCTCACCGGGTCCGTGCTGCCCGTCTCCCCCGAGCAGCTGGTGCTGCCGGCCGGCGCGGGCGCACCCGCCGCTCTCGGCCCGTCCTCGCTGCCGGACGACGCGGTCATCTGCTCCTGCCACAACATCACCAAGGGCACCATCCGCGGCGCGGTCACCGAGCACTCCTGCACGACCGTGCCCGAGGTGAAGAAGTGCACCAAGGCCGGTACGGGCTGCGGCAGTTGCGTCAAGGTGCTCGGCCAGCTGGTCAACGCCGAGCTGGAGGCATCGGGCGTCGAGGTCGACAAGGGCCTGTGCGGCTGCTTCGGCCAGACCCGTCAGGAGCTGTACGAGATCGTCCGGGCGCTGCGCATCACCTCGTACGAGCAGCTTCTCGACTCGCACGGCCGCGAGCCGGCCCGCGGCGGCAACGGCTGCGAGATCTGCAAGCCGGCCATCGGCTCGATCATCGCCTCGCTGGCGCCGACGATCGGCGCCGACGGCTACGTACTGGAGGGCGAGCAGGCCGCGCTCCAGGACACCAACGACCACTTCCTCGCCAATATGCAGAAGAACGGCTCGTACTCGATCGTGCCGCGCATCCCGGGCGGCGAGATCACCCCCGAGAAACTGATCGTGATCGGTGAGGTGGCCCGCGACTACAACCTCTATACGAAGATCACGGGCGGCCAGCGGATCGACCTGTTCGGCGCACGCGTCGACCAGCTCCCGCAGATCTGGGCTCGGCTGGTGGACGCCGGCTTCGAGTCGGGGCATGCGTACGGAAAGGCACTGCGTACGGTCAAGTCCTGTGTGGGGCAGACCTGGTGCCGCTACGGCGTGCAGGACTCGGTCAAGATGGCCATCGACCTGGAGCTCCGCTACCGGGGCCTGCGCTCCCCGCACAAGCTGAAGTCCGCGGTCTCCGGCTGCCAGCGCGAGTGCGCGGAGGCGCAGAGCAAGGACTTCGGGGTCATCGCCACCGCCAACGGCTGGAACCTGTACGTCGGCGGCAACGGCGGCGCGACCCCGCGCCACGCGGATCTGCTCGCCCAGGATCTTTCGGACGCCGAACTGGTCCGGCTCATCGACCGGTTCCTGATGTTCTACATCCGCACCGCCGACCGTCTCGAGCGCACCTCGACCTGGCTGGAGCGGATCGAGGGCGGCCTCGACCATGTGCGGGACGTGGTCGTCCATGACTCGCTGGGCATCTGCGCGGAGCTCGAGGCGCTGATGGCGGCCCATGTCGCCGGCTACCGCGACGAGTGGTCCGAGACCATCAACGACCCCGAGCGGCTGCGCCGCTTCGTCTCCTTCGTCAACGCACCCGAAGTCCCCGACCCGACAGTGAAGTTCGTGCCCGAGCGCGACCAGGTCAAGCCCGATCTGCCGCTGCTGTCCATCCGTCCGCTGCAAGCCCTGGAAGGTACCGCCGCCCGATGA